Proteins from a single region of Chryseobacterium sp. W4I1:
- a CDS encoding serine hydrolase — protein MRHKHTVFFLGCITFFLSAFLSPLKAQKKADNPEENIERKKQAIDSVIQSYAGINKFNGTALIHYQHKTFFEKSYGWQDAEKKILNQDKSIYQIASLTKSFTALVIIKLSEEGKLSVKDPLSKFIPDYPRGNEITVENLLNHTSGIYEALRNKEYFRLIHTGEKIPKSRETSFFKDEPLDFDPGTQFSYTNSGYILLGIIIEKITGLSYEEAVTKFILEPLEMNHTGFDYPALKSPDKTVPYSYISKTKQVKTEIWNPDLTGSAGQIYSTAEDLYKYYTGLRDYKIVSKEAFKKATTPYLSGYGYGWFIDDLYGKKLINHGGNIEGATSYFAMLPEEDICIILLNNITSKKLEKAGNTILAVLLDQPYDLPKPKKEITLDPVIVKKYAGNYVLSKDETIHIIDKNGQLFIQNNTGPKVRILAEKEDAFFLQDGDTEITFVFKKGEKDVVMIKKGLSSKTAEKQ, from the coding sequence ATGCGCCATAAACATACTGTTTTTTTCTTAGGATGTATCACTTTCTTCCTAAGTGCATTTCTTTCCCCATTAAAAGCTCAAAAAAAAGCTGACAATCCCGAAGAAAACATCGAACGAAAAAAGCAGGCTATAGATAGTGTCATACAATCTTATGCTGGTATCAACAAATTTAACGGAACTGCACTGATCCATTATCAGCATAAAACATTTTTCGAAAAATCCTACGGATGGCAGGATGCGGAAAAGAAGATTCTTAATCAGGATAAAAGTATTTACCAGATTGCTTCTTTAACCAAATCTTTTACTGCATTGGTCATTATAAAACTTAGCGAAGAAGGAAAACTTTCGGTGAAAGATCCGCTCTCTAAATTTATACCGGATTACCCCAGAGGAAATGAAATTACTGTTGAGAATCTGCTAAACCACACATCAGGAATTTATGAAGCGTTGCGAAACAAGGAGTATTTCCGCCTTATCCACACGGGAGAAAAGATTCCAAAAAGTAGGGAAACTTCATTTTTTAAAGATGAACCGTTGGATTTTGACCCGGGTACCCAGTTTTCCTACACCAATTCCGGATATATCCTGCTGGGAATAATCATTGAAAAAATAACAGGGTTGTCTTATGAAGAGGCTGTAACAAAATTTATTCTTGAACCTCTGGAAATGAATCACACCGGATTCGATTACCCTGCATTGAAAAGTCCTGACAAAACAGTTCCCTATTCTTATATATCAAAAACAAAACAGGTAAAAACCGAAATATGGAATCCGGATTTAACCGGCTCTGCGGGACAAATTTACAGTACTGCGGAAGACCTGTACAAATATTATACGGGTTTAAGGGATTATAAAATTGTATCCAAAGAAGCATTCAAAAAAGCGACAACACCTTACCTGAGTGGCTACGGCTACGGTTGGTTCATTGATGATCTGTATGGGAAAAAACTGATCAATCACGGAGGAAATATTGAAGGAGCAACAAGCTATTTTGCCATGCTTCCTGAAGAGGATATTTGCATTATCCTGCTCAATAATATCACGAGCAAAAAATTGGAAAAAGCCGGCAATACTATTCTGGCCGTCCTTTTAGACCAACCTTATGATCTTCCAAAGCCTAAAAAAGAGATAACCCTGGATCCTGTGATAGTCAAAAAATATGCGGGTAATTATGTACTTTCGAAAGATGAAACCATTCATATTATTGATAAAAACGGTCAGCTTTTTATTCAAAATAATACCGGTCCAAAAGTACGAATACTGGCTGAGAAAGAAGATGCTTTTTTCCTTCAGGATGGTGATACAGAAATTACTTTCGTCTTCAAAAAAGGTGAAAAGGATGTTGTGATGATTAAAAAAGGACTTTCCTCAAAAACGGCTGAAAAGCAGTAA
- a CDS encoding OmpA family protein yields the protein MSLNVIDLIKGQLGPALVSQAASQFGESESGISKAIGGMLPAVLGGLANNSNNPGVLDAITNASSSGILGNLIGGTSGSPVISNLLTSIFGDKISGIVNAIATYAGISNNSSSSLLNLVTGATVGTIGKYAADNNLDKSGISNLLGEQKGIISSLLPAGLSLASLNIGDWAKGYKFDNDNDTIRPAASEEPKIEVTRSTTAAGTNPDRNNNDGGGSIWKWLLPLLLLIAAGYFLWKQCEKKQTTTTTTTTDSTASTTDTAATVTTTDTSATTTAPAAKTDENIDLNGVMLKGYKGGMEDQMITFLKSGDYKNAADDAALKDKWYDFDHVNFKMGSSTELEAGSQGQLDNLVAILKAFPDAKIKIGGYTDKTGNEANNVKLSKARAEFIKSALVKAGVGAQVLEAEGYGSKFAKVDAKASDAERAADRKMAVRFAK from the coding sequence TTTAAATGTCATTGATTTAATTAAAGGACAGCTAGGTCCCGCTTTGGTTTCACAAGCAGCTTCACAATTTGGAGAAAGTGAATCAGGTATTTCAAAAGCAATTGGAGGTATGCTTCCTGCAGTGTTAGGAGGATTAGCAAATAATTCTAATAATCCGGGAGTTTTGGATGCAATTACCAATGCCTCGTCGAGTGGTATTTTAGGAAATTTAATTGGAGGTACTTCTGGTAGCCCTGTAATTTCCAATCTGTTGACTTCTATCTTTGGAGACAAGATCAGCGGAATAGTAAATGCTATTGCTACTTATGCAGGAATTAGTAATAATTCTTCCAGTTCGCTGCTGAACTTAGTGACAGGAGCTACGGTAGGTACTATCGGAAAATATGCTGCTGATAATAATTTGGATAAATCTGGTATTTCAAACCTATTAGGAGAACAAAAGGGAATTATTTCTTCACTTCTGCCAGCAGGACTTTCTCTTGCTTCTCTGAATATCGGAGACTGGGCAAAAGGGTATAAGTTTGATAACGATAACGATACGATTAGACCAGCTGCCAGCGAAGAGCCTAAAATAGAAGTTACAAGAAGTACAACAGCTGCAGGAACCAATCCTGACAGAAATAATAATGATGGCGGAGGATCTATCTGGAAATGGTTGCTTCCGCTTTTACTTTTAATTGCTGCAGGTTATTTCTTGTGGAAACAGTGTGAAAAGAAACAAACCACTACCACTACAACAACAACTGATTCTACGGCATCTACAACGGATACAGCTGCAACTGTTACCACTACAGATACATCAGCTACGACAACTGCTCCGGCAGCTAAAACTGATGAAAACATTGATCTTAACGGTGTGATGCTGAAAGGTTATAAAGGAGGAATGGAAGATCAAATGATCACCTTCCTGAAATCTGGAGATTATAAAAATGCTGCAGACGATGCCGCATTAAAAGATAAATGGTATGATTTTGACCATGTGAATTTCAAAATGGGAAGTTCTACAGAATTGGAAGCAGGTTCTCAGGGGCAGCTTGATAATTTAGTAGCAATTTTAAAAGCATTCCCGGATGCAAAGATCAAAATCGGAGGTTATACTGATAAAACAGGTAACGAAGCAAACAATGTAAAACTATCTAAAGCAAGAGCTGAATTTATTAAGTCTGCTTTAGTTAAAGCTGGAGTTGGTGCTCAGGTTTTAGAAGCAGAAGGTTACGGAAGCAAATTTGCTAAAGTAGATGCTAAAGCTTCTGATGCTGAAAGAGCTGCAGACAGAAAAATGGCGGTAAGATTTGCAAAATAA
- a CDS encoding nucleotide exchange factor GrpE, with amino-acid sequence MENKDINEESINNQEENKIQNEAASEDNVTATPTPEELLAEEKDRYIRLYAEFENYKKRTAKEKMEFFQYANQDMMISMLGILDDFERALKEIAKNGNSSDLQGVELIYQKFKNRLTEKGLKAMEVNAGDTFNVDFHEAITQIPAPSEDLKGKIVDVIETGYTLSDKVIRFAKVVTGN; translated from the coding sequence ATGGAAAATAAGGATATTAACGAAGAAAGCATCAATAATCAGGAAGAAAACAAAATTCAGAACGAAGCGGCATCTGAAGACAATGTGACAGCTACACCTACTCCGGAGGAACTTTTGGCAGAGGAAAAAGACCGTTACATCAGATTGTATGCAGAGTTCGAAAACTATAAAAAAAGAACGGCAAAAGAGAAGATGGAATTCTTCCAGTATGCCAATCAGGATATGATGATTTCCATGCTTGGAATTCTGGATGATTTCGAGAGAGCTTTAAAAGAAATTGCTAAAAACGGGAATTCATCTGACCTTCAGGGTGTAGAACTCATTTATCAGAAATTTAAAAACAGACTTACCGAAAAAGGCTTAAAAGCGATGGAAGTAAATGCAGGAGACACCTTCAATGTAGACTTCCATGAGGCAATTACACAGATTCCTGCACCATCGGAAGATCTAAAAGGCAAAATCGTAGATGTTATTGAAACAGGATATACTTTAAGTGATAAGGTGATCCGTTTTGCAAAAGTAGTAACAGGAAACTAA
- the dnaJ gene encoding molecular chaperone DnaJ: MSKRDYYEVLEISKSASAEEIKKSYRKMAIKFHPDKNPGDKEAEEKFKEAAEAYEVLSDDQKRARYDQFGHSGMSGNGGFGGGGFGGGMNMEDIFSQFGDIFGGGGFGGFGGGGGGRQQVKGSNLRIRIKLNLEEMVNGTQKTIKVKKMKMAEGATSKVCPTCNGSGVQLKVMNTMFGQMQTQTTCGTCQGIGKVADKIPAGANAQGLIKDEEEISINIPAGARDGIQLNVRGKGNDAPFGGIPGDLLVIIEEEVDKTIKREGDNLHQELYISYAEAALGAKKEVPTVGGKVKITIDPGTQSGKILRLAGKGLPSIDSYGKGDMFIHINVWTPQKLTKEQKDFFEKQMSSGEMIAEPSGKEKTFFDKVKDLFN, encoded by the coding sequence ATGTCAAAAAGAGATTATTACGAAGTTCTTGAGATCAGTAAATCTGCATCAGCTGAAGAGATAAAGAAATCATACCGAAAAATGGCGATCAAATTTCACCCGGATAAGAATCCCGGTGATAAAGAAGCTGAAGAAAAATTTAAAGAAGCGGCTGAGGCTTATGAAGTCCTTAGCGACGATCAGAAACGTGCCAGATACGATCAGTTCGGGCATTCCGGAATGAGCGGCAATGGTGGTTTCGGAGGCGGAGGCTTCGGAGGCGGTATGAATATGGAAGATATTTTCAGCCAGTTTGGAGATATTTTCGGAGGAGGAGGCTTCGGTGGTTTTGGCGGTGGCGGCGGAGGTCGTCAGCAGGTGAAGGGTTCCAATTTAAGGATCAGAATCAAACTGAATCTTGAAGAAATGGTGAACGGCACACAGAAAACCATCAAAGTCAAAAAAATGAAGATGGCAGAAGGTGCTACTTCAAAAGTATGCCCTACCTGTAACGGTTCCGGTGTTCAGCTTAAAGTGATGAACACGATGTTCGGACAGATGCAGACGCAGACTACCTGTGGTACCTGTCAGGGAATCGGTAAAGTAGCCGATAAAATTCCTGCAGGAGCCAATGCGCAGGGACTGATCAAAGATGAAGAGGAAATTTCAATTAATATTCCGGCGGGTGCAAGAGACGGTATTCAGCTTAATGTAAGAGGAAAAGGAAATGATGCTCCATTCGGTGGAATTCCGGGTGATTTATTGGTGATCATTGAAGAGGAAGTAGATAAAACGATCAAGAGAGAAGGCGATAACCTTCACCAGGAATTATATATCTCGTATGCGGAAGCTGCGTTGGGCGCTAAGAAAGAAGTACCTACTGTAGGTGGTAAAGTGAAAATTACTATTGATCCGGGGACACAGTCAGGAAAGATCCTGAGACTGGCAGGAAAAGGTCTTCCAAGCATTGACAGCTATGGTAAAGGCGATATGTTCATCCATATCAATGTATGGACACCACAGAAGCTAACAAAGGAGCAGAAAGATTTCTTTGAAAAGCAGATGTCCAGCGGAGAAATGATTGCAGAACCTTCCGGAAAAGAAAAAACTTTTTTTGATAAAGTAAAAGATTTATTCAATTAA
- a CDS encoding DUF808 domain-containing protein, giving the protein MASGFFAILDDIAALMDDVAVTSKIATQKTAGILGDDLAVNAEKATGFLSSREIPVLWAITKGSFINKLIILPVVFLLNWLYAPAINYVLILGGLYLAFEGVEKIIEFLFHRDKKGHEVVEEIVEDERSDEEIEKTKVKSAITTDFILSIEIVIIALGTVLEESHPFITQILVTSLVAFIATVGVYGIVALIVRMDDAGFKLIKKSNDKGFFGKLGHLLVKALPIVIKALGIIGTVALIMVAGGIFAHRVEFLHHFLPSWSSDKFLTILKEIILGLTGGLAAVALFTMGKSVVSLVKKK; this is encoded by the coding sequence ATGGCGTCTGGTTTTTTTGCAATTTTAGATGATATTGCAGCGTTGATGGATGATGTAGCCGTTACAAGTAAAATAGCTACACAGAAAACAGCCGGTATCTTAGGTGATGACCTGGCTGTGAATGCAGAGAAAGCCACTGGTTTTCTTTCTTCAAGGGAAATTCCGGTTTTGTGGGCAATTACAAAAGGTTCTTTTATTAACAAGTTGATTATTCTTCCTGTTGTATTCCTTCTAAACTGGCTTTATGCTCCGGCAATTAATTATGTGCTGATTCTGGGAGGTTTGTACCTTGCTTTTGAAGGAGTTGAAAAAATCATAGAATTTCTTTTTCATCGAGATAAAAAAGGCCATGAAGTTGTGGAAGAAATTGTAGAAGATGAAAGAAGTGATGAAGAAATAGAAAAAACAAAGGTAAAATCGGCCATTACCACGGATTTTATTTTATCTATTGAGATTGTCATCATTGCTTTAGGAACGGTTTTAGAAGAAAGTCACCCTTTTATTACACAGATTTTGGTGACAAGCCTGGTTGCATTTATAGCGACAGTGGGAGTTTACGGAATTGTTGCTTTAATTGTAAGGATGGATGATGCAGGATTCAAATTAATCAAAAAAAGTAATGATAAAGGCTTCTTTGGAAAGCTTGGGCATTTATTGGTGAAAGCCTTACCTATTGTTATTAAAGCTTTAGGGATTATTGGTACGGTTGCTTTGATTATGGTTGCCGGCGGTATTTTTGCCCACAGAGTGGAATTTCTTCACCACTTTTTGCCTTCCTGGTCTTCTGATAAGTTTCTTACTATTTTAAAAGAAATTATTCTCGGACTTACAGGAGGATTAGCTGCTGTTGCGCTTTTTACAATGGGAAAGAGTGTTGTTTCTTTGGTAAAGAAGAAATAG
- a CDS encoding Nramp family divalent metal transporter, with the protein MNLKLNNAWRKDKTSHSLSEVYSSIKVPRNAPFWRKYLAFAGPGLMIAVGYMDPGNWATDIAGGAQFGYTLLSVILISNIFAMVLQHLSVKLGVVAERDLAQACRDHFSPTTNFILWIFCEIAIAACDLAEVIGSAIALNLLFHIPLTWGIVITTVDVLVILLLQAKGFRWIESIVGGLIFIILACFIYEIVISQPAFNEILGGLVPQKEIIQNPAMLYIAIGILGATVMPHNLYLHSSIVQTRDYERNREGKKEAIKFATLDSTVSLMLAFFINAAILILAAATFHTTGNEHVADIHDAYKMLTPILGASMASIAFAIALLASGQNSTLTGTLAGQIVMEGFLNIRLKPWLRRLITRLIAVIPALIVAILYGEKGTTDLLVLSQVILSMQLSFAVVPLVMFTNDKAKMGEFVNKPFLKICVWIISVVIIVLNLYLLYQTFTG; encoded by the coding sequence ATGAATCTTAAATTAAATAACGCCTGGCGTAAAGATAAAACTTCCCACTCCCTCTCGGAGGTATATTCCTCTATAAAAGTTCCACGAAATGCTCCGTTCTGGCGAAAGTATCTGGCTTTTGCAGGCCCGGGACTGATGATTGCTGTTGGATATATGGACCCTGGTAACTGGGCTACGGATATTGCAGGTGGTGCACAGTTCGGGTATACACTTCTATCGGTCATTCTTATTTCCAATATTTTCGCTATGGTTTTACAACATTTATCTGTAAAATTAGGTGTTGTCGCTGAAAGAGATCTGGCTCAGGCATGCCGGGATCATTTTAGTCCCACAACCAATTTTATCCTTTGGATATTCTGTGAAATAGCTATTGCCGCCTGTGATCTCGCCGAGGTGATAGGCTCAGCTATTGCCCTTAACCTTCTCTTTCACATTCCACTCACCTGGGGAATTGTGATCACTACAGTAGATGTTCTGGTCATTCTTTTACTTCAGGCTAAGGGTTTCAGATGGATAGAAAGTATTGTTGGTGGACTTATTTTTATCATTCTAGCCTGTTTTATATATGAAATTGTAATTTCACAACCGGCATTTAATGAAATTCTGGGTGGGCTGGTTCCTCAAAAAGAGATCATTCAAAATCCAGCGATGCTTTATATTGCTATCGGAATTTTGGGAGCTACCGTCATGCCACACAACTTATATCTTCACAGCAGCATCGTCCAGACAAGAGATTATGAACGTAACCGTGAAGGAAAAAAAGAAGCGATAAAATTTGCCACTTTAGACAGCACAGTTTCCCTGATGCTCGCGTTTTTCATCAATGCGGCAATCCTGATCCTGGCTGCTGCAACATTCCATACAACAGGAAATGAACATGTGGCAGATATTCATGATGCTTACAAAATGCTTACTCCGATTTTAGGGGCTTCTATGGCAAGTATTGCATTTGCAATTGCGCTGCTGGCATCAGGTCAGAATTCTACACTTACCGGAACCCTTGCGGGTCAAATCGTCATGGAAGGCTTTTTAAATATCAGATTAAAACCATGGCTCAGAAGACTGATCACCAGACTGATCGCTGTAATTCCAGCTTTAATTGTCGCCATTCTTTATGGTGAAAAAGGAACAACCGATCTGCTGGTTTTAAGTCAGGTCATCTTATCAATGCAGCTGAGTTTCGCCGTAGTGCCACTGGTAATGTTTACCAATGATAAAGCTAAAATGGGAGAATTTGTAAACAAACCTTTTCTAAAAATCTGCGTCTGGATTATCTCAGTTGTCATTATTGTTTTAAACCTATATCTGCTCTATCAAACGTTTACAGGATAG